GTGGTCAATCCGCCGGCCGCCATGGGCGAGGCCCGGCTGCATGCCATCGAGGTAGGCGGCACCCAGGCGCTGCTGGAGGCGGCGCTGGCTAATGGCGTCGAGCAATTGATCGTCACCAGCTCCGGCGCGGCCTATGGCTACTGCGCGCAGAACCCCGAGTGGCTCGACGAAGATCAGCCGCTGGCTGGCGATGGGCAGTCCGCCCATGTCCGCCACAAGCGTGAGATCGAGCAACTGCTGGCCGTCGCTCGCGTGCGCCACCCGCGGCTCAGGCAACTGGTGCTGCGTCCCTGCACCATACTCGGCCGGCGCATCGACAGCCGGGTCAGTGAGCTGTTCGACCGGCGCGCAGTGCTGGGCGTGAAAGGCCACGACAGTCGATTCGTGTTCATCTGGGAGCAGGATGTGGTGAACGTGATTCGCCAGGGCCTGGAGCGCGGGCGCGAAGGCATTTTCAACCTGGCCGGTGATGGCGCCTTGTCGCTGCGGGACATCGCCGGCCTGTTGGGCAAGCCCTATCGGTCGTTGCCCGCTGCCGTGCTGGGCACTGCCTGGCGACTGCTCAAGCCTCTGGGGCTGAGCCGAAGCGGCGCCGAACAGCTCGATTTCCTCTGCTATCGGCCGCTGCTGGCCAACCGCCGCTTGAAGGAATCGTTCGGCTACACGCCACGCTACACCAGCCGCGAGGCGTTTCTCGCGTACCTGCAGGTGCGCGGCATTGCGCCTCGAGGCTGATTGCGCGAACGGCTTGAGGTGGTGCCGGGCGCTCTATTTCGGGGCTGCCGGCGATCGCGTCCGTGCAATATTTGTCTGAGTGGTTAGACTAAGTGGGTTCCGGCCCCCGTCCAGAAGACGCCGCCGGCCCAAAAATCAAGAAAAAGGAGAATTCCCATGAAAGGCAAATCCCTCGCATGGGTCCTGTCGGCTGCGCTCGCGGGTATCACCCTCGGCGGTGCGGCACAGGCCGAGGAAAAGTTCGTCACCATCGGTACCGGCGGCCAGACCGGCGTCTACTACGTGGCCGGCCAGTCCATCTGCCGCTTCGTCAACCGTGGTGCGGCTGAACATGGCATCAAGTGCAACGCCCCGGCCAGCGGCGGCGGCGTGGCCAACGTCAATGGCCTGCGCAGCGGCGAATTCAACCTCGGTGTCATGCAGTCGGACCACCAGTACAAGGCGCTCAAGGGGCTGGCCCCGTTCGAAGCCGAAGGCGCGATGGACGACATCCGTGCCCTGTTCTCCCTGCAGAGCGAGGTGTTCACCATTCTCGCCCGCCGCGACGCCAACATCGCCGGCCTCGATGACCTCAAGGGCAAGCGCGTCAACGTCGGCAACCCGGGCTCCGGGCAGCGCGACACCCTGGAAGAGATCATGCGCGTGAAGGGCTGGGACAAGTCGGTGTTCGCCCTGTCCGCCGAACTCAAGCCGGCCGAGCAGGCCTCCGCCCTGGGCGACAACAACATCGATGCCATGACCTACTTCGTCGGTCACCCCAATGGTGCGATCCAGGAAGCCACCACCACCACCGATGCGGTGCTGGTGCCGGTGACCGGCGCGGATATCGACAAGCTGCTGGCCGACAAGACCTACTACACCAAGGCCGAGATCCCGGCCGGTCTGTACAAGGGTAATGACGCCGCGACCCCGTCGATCGGCGGCAAGGCGGTGCTCTCCACCACCGCCAAAGCCGACCCGGAAGTGGTCTACCAGCTGGTCAAGGCAGTATTCGACAACCTCGACCGCTTCAAGCGCCTGCACCCTGCCTTCGCCGATCTGAAAGCCGAAGACATGATCAAGGTCGGCCTCACCGCGCCGCTGCATGAAGGCGCCGTGCGCTACTACAAGGAGCGCGGCTGGCTGTAACGGCAGCGCTCGCCTCGGCGCCCGGCAACGTCCGGCGCGCCAATCTTGACTAAGCTTGAACCAAGCCCGCGCGCCGCCAGGCCGCGGGTTTTTGCCGTTCTTTCACCTCTCGAATGCAGGTTGCACCCATGCATGACAAGCAATTGTCCACCGAAGAACTGATTGCCCAGGACGTCGGCGCGCGCACCCCCGAGGGCGCCATGGCCCGGGTGATCGCCGGCCTGGCCCTGCTCTGGTCGCTGTTCCAGTTGTGGATAGCTTCGCCGCTGCCCTTTCTGCTCAACTTCGGTGTGCTGAACAATACCGAGACCCGTGCCATCCACCTGGCCTTCGCCCTGCTGCTGGCGTTCCTGGCCTTTCCGGCGTTCAAGCGCTCGCCGCGCGAGCGCGTGCCGCTGGTGGATGTCGCCCTGGGGTTGGTCGCCGCGGCCAGCGCCGCTTACCTGTTCATCTTCTATCAGGACCTGGCCCAGCGCCCCGGCAGCCTCACCACCGCCGATCTGGTCACCGCCTGCATCGGCATCCCGCTGCTGCTCGAGGCCACCCGCCGCGCCCTCGGCCCGCCGCTGGCGATCATCGCCCTGATCTTCCTCGTCTACAGCCTCGCCGGCCCCTACATGCCCGGTCTGCTGGCCCATCGCGGGGTGAGTTTCACCGCGCTGGCCAACCACCAGTGGATCACCACCGAGGGGGTGTTCGGCATCGCCCTCGGCGTGTCCACCAGCTTCGTCTTCCTCTTCGTGCTGTTCGGCGCCCTGCTGGAGCGGGCCGGCGCTGGCCATTACTTCATCCAGCTGGCCTTCAGCTTGCTCGGTCACCTGCGCGGCGGCCCGGCCAAGGCGGCGGTGGTCGCCTCCGGCCTGACCGGGATGATTTCCGGCTCGTCGATCGCCAACGTGGTCACCACCGGCACCTTCACCATCCCGATGATGAAACGTACCGGTTTCTCCGCCGAAAAGGCCGGCGCGGTGGAAGTGGCCTCCTCGGTCAATGGCCAGATCATGCCGCCGGTGATGGGTGCGGCGGCCTTCCTGATGGTCGAGTACATCGGCATGCCCTATGTCGACATCATCAAGCACGCCTTCCTGCCTGCGGCGATCTCCTATATCGCCCTGCTCTACATCGTCCACCTGGAGTCGCTCAAGCTCGGCCTGCAGCCGATCGGCGGCCACCAGCCCAAGCCCTGGCTGCGTCGCCTGACCGGCTTCGCCTTCGGTGCGGCACTGATCAGCGGCCTGTCCCTGGCCGTCTACTACGGCCTCGGCTGGCTCAAGCCGGCCCTCGGCGACTACGCCCTGGAAGGCATAGGCGCGCTGCTGGCGCTGGTCTACCTGGGCCTGCTGAAGATAGCCGCCAGCGTCGCCCCGCTGGAGCCCGAGGACCCGGATGCGCCGCTCGACGCCCTGCCGCAGACCCGCGCGGTGTTGCTGTCCGGCCTGCATTTCGTGCTGCCGGTGGTGGTGCTGGTCTGGTGCCTGATGATCGAGCGCCTGTCGCCCGGGCTGTCGGCCTTCTGGGGCAGTGTCATGCTGGTGATCATCCTGCTGACCCAGCGGCCGCTGCTGAGCTGGTTGCGCACCGATGGCCTGCATGAACACGGCACCTTCATGGACGGGTTGGTCGATCTGCGCGAAGGACTGCTGGCCGGCGCGCGCAACATGATCGGCATCGGCATCGCCACGGCCGCGGCCGGGATCATCGTCGGCGCGGTCTCGCAGACCGGCGTCGGCCTGGTGCTGGCCGACCTGGTCGAACTGTTGTCGATGGGCAACCTGCTGCTGATGCTGATGCTCACCGCGGTGTTCAGCCTGGTGCTGGGCATGGGCCTGCCGACCACCGCCAACTACATCGTGGTGTCCAGCCTGCTGGCGCCTGTGGTGGTCACCCTGGGGCAGCAGAACGGCCTGATCGTGCCACTGATCGCGGTGCATCTGTTCGTCTTCTACTTCGGCATCATGGCCGACGTCACCCCGCCGGTGGGCCTGGCCTCGTTCGCCGCCGCCGCGGTGTCCAAGGGCGACCCGATCAAGACCGGCATCACCGCCTTCTACTACAGCCTGCGCACCGCGGCGCTGCCGTTCCTGTTCATCTTCAACACCGACCTGCTGCTGATCGACGTGGACTTCTGGCACGGCTTGCTGATCTTCGTGGTGGCCACCGTCGCCATGCTGATCTTCGCCGCCGGCACCCAGGGCTTCTTCCTGGTGCGCAGCCGCTGGTACGAGGGGCTGTTGCTATTGCTGGTGGCGTTCACCCTGTTCCGCCCGGGCTTCTGGATGGACCTGCTGCACGACCCCTACCGCAACACGCCGCCGGCGCAGCTGGCGCAGGTGTTGGGCGAGGTCGAGGCGGGCAGCCAGTTGCGTCTGCGCATTCGTGGTGAGGACGCGGTCGGCGATGCCCGCGAGTTCGCCCTGTTGCTGCCGGTACCGGAAGGGGCCAGCGGCGAGGAACGCCTGGAGGCGCTGGGCCTGCTGACCTACGAGGACGGCGACAAGGTGCTGATCGACAGCGTCGCCTTCGGCAGCCTGGCGGCCGAGGCCGGCTTGCAGTTCGACCAGGAGATCCTGGTGGTGCGCGCGCCGACCGAGCGCTGGCCCAAGGAGTTGATGTGGTTGCCGGGCTTCGCCCTGTTCGGCCTGGTGGTCTGGCTGCCAGCGGCGCCTGAGGCCCTGAGCCGGCGCCCCGGCCTGGGGCGTTGGAATAAGGCGCGGAGGGAACGGCAAGCGTCCCGCCGCGTCGATTCAGGTGCCCGGCTCGGTGGGTGCTCGGCTGGCGGCGAGGATCGCCGCGCTGTCGACCTGCTCGTCGTCCAACGGCAGTCGCCGCAGGGTTTCCGAGGTCAGCCGCAGCTGGTCGATATACAGCTGGCAGCGATCGCACCGGCGCGTGTGCATCAGCACCGCGAGGCGCATGCGCCAGCTCAGGCGCCGGTCGATGATGTCCGATCCCAGTTCCGACATTTCCTGGCAGCTCAACATGTGCCTACCTCCTCGAAGTGCTCCAGCATCGCATGCAAGCGTTGCCGCCCGCGGTGCAGCAACACCCGCACGTTGCCTTCGGCCAGCTTCAGGGACTGGGCGATTTCGCTGAAGTCCAGGCCGGCGACCTCACGCAGCATCACCACCGACTGCTGGTCCCGGGGCAGCTTGTGCAGGTGCTGGCGGATGCATTGGTAGAGTTCCTCCTCGGTCAGCAAGGCCTCCGGTGAGTCGTGGTGCCAGCGGATCGGTGGCCGGGTCCAGGTGCCATCGCGGTTGAAACGGCCCTCGATGGGCGAGCCGCCATCGGCGCCCCAGGCGTCCCAGGCGACCTCGCGCTTGGCTTTACGCAGCATCGCCCGCGCCTCGTTGAGGGCGATGCGCGCCAGCCAGGTGCGCAGCTTGGAGCGCCCCTGGAATTGGCCGATGGCGGCGAAGGCCTTGATCCAGGTTTCCTGCGCCACATCCTTGGCCAGCTCGGGACCGGCCAATGGCGTGGCCATCAGCACCAGAAAGTGGTGGTGGGCCCGGATCGCGGCCTCCAAGGCATGGGGGTCGCCCCGTTGCATGCCGCTGATCAGCTCCTGCTCGTTGTCCATCGGGTCCTCCTGGGCATGATGCTGCCGCAGAGGGCGGACCGCATCGTCGGAGACGGCCCTCCCAGTTATTCGAAGGCGCCCGCGCGGCGCTGTTACACCTTCCGTCCGCGCGGCGCCGGATTACTCGCCGGCCATCTCCTCGACCTTCAACGCGCCGGTCTCCCCGGCCTCCAGCACCACATAGGCGCTGCCGCAGAACAGCGAGTTGAGACGCTTCATGTCGCTGATCAGCTCCAGGTGCAGGGCGCTGGTCTCGATGCTCTGCACCACCTGGCGATGCAGGCGGGCGACGTGGGCGTGGGCCAGGCGCCGCTCGCGGGCGCGGAAGCGGCGTTTCTCGCGCAGCAGCTGGCGCGCGCTCTCGGCGTCGCCGGAGAGGAATACGTTGAGCCCCAGGCGCAGGTTGGCCAGCAGCTGCCCGTGCAGTTCCGTCAGCTCCTCCAGACCGCTGTCGGAGAAGGCGCGACGCTGGGCGGTCTTCTCGTCCTGCACCTTGCCGAGCATGCGCTCGATGATGTCGCCGGCCTGTTCCAGGTTGACCGCCCATTCGAGGATCTCCGCCCAACGCCGACTGTCGCGCTCGCTGAGGGCGTCGCGCGACACCTGGGCCAGGTACAGCTTGACCGCGCTGTACAGCGAGTCGACGTCGTCGTCCAGGCGCCTGAGCTCTTTGCTCAGGGCCGGCTGGTTGCTGCGCAGTACTTCCAGCAGGTGGCGCAGCATGGTCTCGACCAGGTCGCCGATACGCAGGGTCTCGCGGACCGCGCCGGACAGTGCCAGGCTCGGTGTGTCCAGCGCGGTGCGGTCGAGGTGGCGTGGGCTGGCTATGCCGGTTTCATCGGGGCGGTCCGGCAGCAGCCAGTTGCAGAAGCGCGCCATGAGGCCGACGCTGGGCAGCATCAGCAGGCAGCGCAGGCCGTTGTAGAGCAGGTGAAAACCGATCACCAGCTCCGCCGGCCGCCAGTCCAGGCTATCCAGCCAGGCCACCAGCGGGTTCAGCAGGGGGATCACCAGCAGCAGGCCGATCACCTTGTACAGCAGGCTGCCCAGGGCCACCCGCCGGCCGGCCGGCGTCTGCAGGCTGGCGGTCATGAAGGCCAGCAGGCCGCTGCCGATGTTGGCGCCGATGACCAGGCCGATGGCCACCGGCAGGCTCAGCAGTCCGGCGCCGGCCAGGGTGGCGGTGAGCAGTACGGCGGCCAGGCTGGAATAGGAAATGACCGCGAACAGTGCGCCGACCAGGGCGTCGAGCAGCAGGTCGCCGGTCAGCGAGGCGAACAGCACCTTGATGCCCTGGGCCTGGGTGATGGGCGTGGCGGCGCCGACAATCAGCTCCAGGGCCAGCAGGATCAGGCCCAGACCGATGCCCACGCGGCCGAGTTGGCCGGCGCGGGTCTGCCGGCGCGAGAGGAAGAAGATCACCCCGAGGGTGATCAGCAGCGGCGACAGCCAGCCCAGGTCCAGGGTCAGCACCCGTGCCATCAAGGCGGTGCCGACGTCGGCGCCGAGCATGATCGCCAGGGCCGGGGTCAGTGCCATCAGGCCCTGGCCGACGAACGAGGTGACCAGCAGGGCCGTGGCATTGCTGCTCTGCACCAGCGAGGTGACGCCGATGCCCGCGGCGAAGGCCATCGGCAGTCGGCTGACGTTGTGGCTGAGCACCTTGCGCAGGTTGGAACCGTACACCCGCAGGATGCCGGTACGGACGATATGGGTGCCCCAGATCAGCAGGGCGACGGCCGATAACAGATTGAGCAGGGTCAGCATCGTGCATCTCCCTGTCTTGGGTCACCCAAAAGGGGCGACGAGCGGATGTGGTGCATCTGACCCCCAGGCACAGTCGGTAACGGCCGGGCCAAGTGGTCGGTCCGGCCTTGGTGGTTTTCTGCCGGACCCTATTTAAGCTGTAGACGGCGAATGGCCTTGGCGCCAGCCGCCGGTCGCCCTTCGGCACGCTCAGTCGGGCAGGCGTTTGGCCAGTTCCACCAGGCTGGCGACCTGCAGATCGGGCTCCAGGCCCCAGGGGTCGAACTGGGCCCTGTCGCTGCGCTTGACCCAGGCGCTGCGCAGGCCGGCGTGACGGGCGCCGAGCACGTCGAAGGGGTTGCTGGAGACCAGCCAGGTGGCATCCGCCTGGCTTGCGGTACGGCTCAGCAGGTACTCATAGACCGCCGGCGCCGGCTTGAAGCTGTGCACCGTTTCGACGCTGACGACTTCGACAAAGTAGTCGGCCAGGCCCGCCTGCTCGAGCAGGGCGCTGACCGCCGCTCGGCTGCCGTTGGAAAACGCATAGAGCCGGGCGCCCTGTTGCTGCAGCTGTTGCAGGCCGGCGGCGCTGTCGGCGAAGGCCGGCAGCTGGCTCCAGGCGTCCATCAGCTGCGTTTGGGTCTGAGCGTCGAGTCCGGTCTGGGCGCTGGCATTGATGAAGGCCAGGGCCTCGCGGGTGCACTGGGAGAAGTCCACGTAGGCGCCCATCAGGCCGCGGCGAAAGCTGTACTCCAGCTGCTTGTCGCGCCAGCGCAGGTAGAAGTCCTCGGCCTGGTCGCCCAGCAGCGCGCGCAGTTGGCGGGTCACGTCGCTGGGGTCGATCAGGGTGCCGTAGACATCGAAGGTCAGGCAGGGCGTCATGGGGCGTACCTCGGTTGGAAGTTCGTCTTCAGGGTTACAGAGTGAAGCACAGGCGACACTTGGCCATTGGTCGCAGAGGCCATCGACGGGGCGGCGACACAAACTGTCGGCCGACCCCGGCAAGCTGAGCGAACTGGTAACCTAGCCCGATTGAACGGAAGCGACCTGCCCGATGCTCAGCCTCTACCATGCCCCCGACCTGGAAACCCTCGGTGAACTGGCCACCACCCTGCTGGCGCAGCCCTTGCGCGAGCCGTTCGCCGCCGCCCAGGTGGTGGTGCCGAGCCAGGGTATCGGCCGCTGGCTGACCCTGGAGCTGGCGCGCAAGCAGGGCATCGCCATGCAACTGGAGGTGCAGCTGCCGGCGACCTTCGTCTGGGACCTGTCGCGCTTGGTGCTCGGCCAATTGCCGGAGCAGTCGGCGTTCAAGCCCGAGACCCTGACCTGGCGCCTGTACGACTGGCTGTGCGAACCGCAGCAGCTGGCCGAGGCGCCGCGCCTGGCTCACTACCTGGCGGG
The genomic region above belongs to Pseudomonas benzenivorans and contains:
- a CDS encoding NAD-dependent epimerase/dehydratase family protein, whose protein sequence is MRVLITGAAGFIGRQVLSELAIQHPQWTLIAADVRPVTLQGLQLNVETVQLDISRPGEVRECVADYRPQAILHLAAVVNPPAAMGEARLHAIEVGGTQALLEAALANGVEQLIVTSSGAAYGYCAQNPEWLDEDQPLAGDGQSAHVRHKREIEQLLAVARVRHPRLRQLVLRPCTILGRRIDSRVSELFDRRAVLGVKGHDSRFVFIWEQDVVNVIRQGLERGREGIFNLAGDGALSLRDIAGLLGKPYRSLPAAVLGTAWRLLKPLGLSRSGAEQLDFLCYRPLLANRRLKESFGYTPRYTSREAFLAYLQVRGIAPRG
- a CDS encoding TAXI family TRAP transporter solute-binding subunit, producing MKGKSLAWVLSAALAGITLGGAAQAEEKFVTIGTGGQTGVYYVAGQSICRFVNRGAAEHGIKCNAPASGGGVANVNGLRSGEFNLGVMQSDHQYKALKGLAPFEAEGAMDDIRALFSLQSEVFTILARRDANIAGLDDLKGKRVNVGNPGSGQRDTLEEIMRVKGWDKSVFALSAELKPAEQASALGDNNIDAMTYFVGHPNGAIQEATTTTDAVLVPVTGADIDKLLADKTYYTKAEIPAGLYKGNDAATPSIGGKAVLSTTAKADPEVVYQLVKAVFDNLDRFKRLHPAFADLKAEDMIKVGLTAPLHEGAVRYYKERGWL
- a CDS encoding RNA polymerase sigma factor; protein product: MDNEQELISGMQRGDPHALEAAIRAHHHFLVLMATPLAGPELAKDVAQETWIKAFAAIGQFQGRSKLRTWLARIALNEARAMLRKAKREVAWDAWGADGGSPIEGRFNRDGTWTRPPIRWHHDSPEALLTEEELYQCIRQHLHKLPRDQQSVVMLREVAGLDFSEIAQSLKLAEGNVRVLLHRGRQRLHAMLEHFEEVGTC
- a CDS encoding Na/Pi cotransporter family protein; this encodes MLTLLNLLSAVALLIWGTHIVRTGILRVYGSNLRKVLSHNVSRLPMAFAAGIGVTSLVQSSNATALLVTSFVGQGLMALTPALAIMLGADVGTALMARVLTLDLGWLSPLLITLGVIFFLSRRQTRAGQLGRVGIGLGLILLALELIVGAATPITQAQGIKVLFASLTGDLLLDALVGALFAVISYSSLAAVLLTATLAGAGLLSLPVAIGLVIGANIGSGLLAFMTASLQTPAGRRVALGSLLYKVIGLLLVIPLLNPLVAWLDSLDWRPAELVIGFHLLYNGLRCLLMLPSVGLMARFCNWLLPDRPDETGIASPRHLDRTALDTPSLALSGAVRETLRIGDLVETMLRHLLEVLRSNQPALSKELRRLDDDVDSLYSAVKLYLAQVSRDALSERDSRRWAEILEWAVNLEQAGDIIERMLGKVQDEKTAQRRAFSDSGLEELTELHGQLLANLRLGLNVFLSGDAESARQLLREKRRFRARERRLAHAHVARLHRQVVQSIETSALHLELISDMKRLNSLFCGSAYVVLEAGETGALKVEEMAGE
- a CDS encoding haloacid dehalogenase type II, which codes for MTPCLTFDVYGTLIDPSDVTRQLRALLGDQAEDFYLRWRDKQLEYSFRRGLMGAYVDFSQCTREALAFINASAQTGLDAQTQTQLMDAWSQLPAFADSAAGLQQLQQQGARLYAFSNGSRAAVSALLEQAGLADYFVEVVSVETVHSFKPAPAVYEYLLSRTASQADATWLVSSNPFDVLGARHAGLRSAWVKRSDRAQFDPWGLEPDLQVASLVELAKRLPD